The sequence AGTCAAAGTTCCGCTTGTTGCCGTTTGTCTCTTTCCAGTAGCCCATTCTGGCAAACGCCCTGCAGCATCTGTCCAAGTTGGAGCCTGAACACTTGCACCAAATTTAGCACCATTGTATGTATTGTCATTTTTAGTATTCAAAATCATAACAATCGCAGGATCACCAATAGCTACTCCAGCATTTGCAGTTACTACAGTATTAGTTCCATAAACTGTTCTAAAAGTTTTCCACATACGAGCATCGTTTACGTGATCAAACACAGCATATGTATATTCTGTTGGACGACAACGTTGGAAATCCATACTACCGATCCAAACTCCACGCTTTACCCATCCTCCTGAGAAGCTTGAAAACTGAGGAGCAAAATAATTGTATGTACGGTTTCCAAAACGACCTACAGTAGATGCATCACCATTGTGACCTGCAGCCATCAAAATTTCACTCAACTGCTCATTTGGACAATCAATTCCTGTCCAGTTTGCATATAAATCACTGTAATTAGCAGTCAAAGGACCACGAGCTGTAATTGCATAAGAACAAGCATCGATTGCTTCCTTAAGATCTGCATCTTTATAAGAAGCATTCCAAGAATCATTACGCTCAGATGAACGGAACAATAAAGCTTTTGCTAAAAAGTGAGCAGCAGTTGCTTTTGTCCAAGTAACTCCTTTTCCATAAGTAAAAACTTCACCTTCAAAAAGCTTGTAAGCCTCACGGAAATCAGCTATTACTTGTTCCCAACATTTTTCTTCTGTAGCACGCTCATAGTTACGAACAACTCCTTCAATAGGTTTAGTTTGAAGAACAACACCTCCGTATTGCGCAACAAGTTTATAATAATTAAATCCTCTTAAAAAGTAAGCATGAGCCAAAATACGATTTCTAGTTTTTAGATCTGGAATTACTTTTTCAGCTTTAGCAATTATCGTATTAGCAGATGCAATTCCATAGTACATTTCATCCCAAACCGCATTCGGGTTAGTTGCATTTCCATTTGCTGCTCCTGTTGCAGTTGAGGCACCTACTGGACCAAAACGATTATCATAGGTATTCCACATTTCATTTGTAAGGTCATTTGCATTGGTAAACTCATCTGTACCATACAAAGTAGTTCCATAAGACCATTCAAAACCAAAATGCCAACGAATATTACCATAAAGCGATACTGTTAATGCCTCAAGACCTTCAGGAGTATCAAAATATGCTGTCGAATATGCATTTGTTTGTTCTTCGTCCAAGAAATCTTTTGAACATGATGAGAAGGTTACCCCTGCCATTATCAAAAGACCGATTCCGATATTTTTTATATTATTCATTTTGTTACTTTTAAATGTTATAATTCAATTCGCCAATAATTTATTAGAAACCAACTTCAATGCCCATTACATAGCTGCGATTGAAATATGTTCTTTCAGTATCAAAATCATACCATTTTAAAGATTGGTAGATACTTCCTGGATTTACAGCTTGAACATAAAATTTCATGTTTGCCAATCCAATTTTATTTGCAACATCTTTAGATAAATTATAACCCAAAGAAATATTACGAATTTTCACGAATGATGCTTTTTGGAAACCAAGTAGTCCAGAAAAAGGATCTGCTGAACCTGAAGTTGCCTGACCTAAAATTGGTTTTTGGAATTCAGCATCTGGATTATCTGGAGTCCAGTAATCCGTTTCACGTTGGTTAGCATGTGCTGTCAAAGCTTCTCCTCCTAAAGACGCCGTGTAACCTGTACGTCCGATGATATTGATTCCTAAATCAAAACCTTTATAAGTGAAACTGTTATTCCATCCTCCTGTCCAACGAGGATTGCTGTTACCAACAACTACACGATCAGTAGCATCCATTTTGTAATCGCCATTTTGATCTTTAGGTCTTACGTTACCTGGTGTAAATTTGTAACCATTAGCATTCCATTTAGCCATCTCAGCAAGATCTTCTGGTGTGTTTTGCCAAAGACCATCATTATCGTAACCGTAACGAACAGCGATCGATTGTCCAATAAACCAAGAGTTGCTTACCATGTCTTGTGCACCATTTGCCAACGAAACGATTTCATCTTTTTGGAATGCAGCATTCAAATTAGTCTCCCAAGTAAATCCTGTACCAGTTTGAATTGGAATAAGATTAAGCGTTACTTCAACCCCATGATTTTTTGTTTCACCAATGTTCGAAACAATGTATGGATATCCAGATACTGGTGGTATATCTACTCTTAATAATAAATCTTTAGTATCAGATTTATATGCATCAATTACACCGCTAATTCTGTTATTCAAGAAACTAAAATCAAGACCAAGATTGTATTGAGTAGTTTTTTCCCAACCTAAGTTTTTATTTGGCATTCCAGTTTGATTAGCTGTATAATAAGGTTCATTAGTAGTAAAACCTATAGCATTGCTTTGACCATTAAAAGGAAGGAAAATTTGGCTAATATTCCCTAAAGTTCCATAAGGATCAACAGAAGAGTTACCAGAAGTACCAAAACCTAAACGAAGTTTTAAGTTTTTAATCCAATCAACATTTTTCAAGAATTCCTCGTTGTTGATACGCCAAGCTAAGGCCGCAGAAGGGAAAAAGTCCCATTTGTGTCCCTCAGATAATTGCGTAACTCCATCCCAACGTCCTGATACTGTCAATAAATAACGATTGTCATAACCATAATTTGCACGAGCCATATAAGAACTAATAGCACGTTCTGTAAGACCTGAACTCATACGTGCATTATTAGCCGCATTTGTAGCATCTACTGAACCCATTGCATTCCATAAGAATGAAGGCTTAGGAATATTATTAGCACTCATTTGAGAGTTTTCTATATTCCAAGATGATGCTGTCTGTAATAAAGTCATACCAACTTTATGCTTAGCGGCAAATGTGCGATCGTAGTTAATGATGTTATCTACAGTCCATGAAAAATCACGACGGTTTGAAAGGCGGGCAAAATTTGTACCAGCACTACCATTTGAATTCACTTTCAAAGATGATGTTCCATCTATGTAAACACCTTCTCTCCAGCTACGGAAATCTGGTCCAAAGTTTAATTTATAAGTAAGTCCTTCTAATGATTTTGTCATTTTACCAAAATCTAAATTAGCAGAAAAATTACCTAAGACACGCATTGTTTGAGATTGTTGTGTACTTTTATTCCATTCATCCATGATCGTGTAAACACCTGATTCACCACCTGGATTAATAATCAAATTGCCATTTGCATCATAAGGAACAGCAATGTTGTAAATTTGTTTAGCAGCCCCATAAATTGCATCTGGTGCTGTACCACTTCTTGCACTTAAAGTCGACATTCCATAATCTTGCTCACTCCACGAAACATTAAAAGAAGCAGTCATTTTAAACCAATCAACTGGAGTAATATTTGAAGTCAATTTTGCAGTATATCGCTTATACCATTGTCCTTTTTGAGTACCTTGATTATCTAAATATCCAACAGAACCATATGTATTCACTTTTTCAGAACCTCCACTTGCACTAATAACATGTTCTGTACTAACTCCACCTTGAGTTACATATTTAGTCCAATCTGTGTTCGTTACTTTAGAAGCATCCCATGTACCGCTTGCCCATCCTTTCAATACATTATCTCTTGATGTTTGGCCGTCTAATGCACTGTCAAAAATTAATTTATCATTTGCAAGCGTAGGTGTTGCTGGATTAGCATATTTAGTTGGATCAAGATTGTATGCAGCCCAACGTCTGTAAGTAATAAAATCTTCAGCACTCATTGATGGTGATCTATCAACAATTTCAGAAGTAGTTACTGTACCAGTATAATTCAAAGTAAATCTACCAGATTTTCCTTGTTTAGTTGTTACGATAATAACCCCATTTGCACCACGAGATCCATAAATAGCTGTTGCTGAAGCATCTTTAAGAATATCCATAGATTCAATATCTCTTGGATTTAAAGTTTCAATTGCAGATGCAGACATTAATGGCACTCCATCAACAACATACAAAGGATCATTACTTGCAGTCAAAGATCGATTACCACGAATACGTACGGTACCAACACTTCCCGGACGCTCGTTTGTTGTTACATCAACTCCGGCAATTTTACCTTGTAAAGCTTCAGTCGCACTTGCAACAGGTCTATTCATTAATTTCTCAGCAGATATAGTAGAAACTGATCCCGTTACATCAGATTTTTTTGCAGTTCCATAACCAACAACTACAATCTCATTAAGCTGAGACACTTCTTCAACAAGTTTTACATTAATTTCTGAAGAAGTACTTACAGTTCTTTCAACAGTTTTAGAACCAGTTGACGAGAAAACCAATACTTGCCCAGTATTAGCGCTAATAGAATATTTTCCGTCAAAATCAGTGCTAGTTCCCTGCTTTGTTCCTTTAATAAGTACATTTGCTCCTGGAATAGGCAGTCCGGCCGCATCAGTGATTGTACCTTTAACCACTTTGTTTTGCGCATAACCTGTTGTCTGCAGTAATGCAAGCAAGGCCAAAATAAGCAAAAGACTAAGTCTATTTTTCATAAAAGTTAAATTTGGTTAATTAATTAGTTTATCCAAATTTATCCAGAACGGTATGGCACAGCATCCTGTAGTATCCTGTTAACTTTCAGGTTTTTATAACATTTTTTAAAATTTATTTAACTTTAAAAAGTTTCAACTCCTTGATTTACAAGGGCGAATAAGTGTGGAATCCACAAATATTATATCAAAAATTTTATTGAAATATTTTTTTGTAATTCATAGTAATTCGAATACAAAAATGCGAATTGAGAAAAAAATACCACAAATTATTACTCATTTGATTTTTAATAAAAAGACATAAAACAGGACGCTACAGGATAGCAAA comes from Flavobacterium sp. KACC 22761 and encodes:
- a CDS encoding TonB-dependent receptor, yielding MKNRLSLLLILALLALLQTTGYAQNKVVKGTITDAAGLPIPGANVLIKGTKQGTSTDFDGKYSISANTGQVLVFSSTGSKTVERTVSTSSEINVKLVEEVSQLNEIVVVGYGTAKKSDVTGSVSTISAEKLMNRPVASATEALQGKIAGVDVTTNERPGSVGTVRIRGNRSLTASNDPLYVVDGVPLMSASAIETLNPRDIESMDILKDASATAIYGSRGANGVIIVTTKQGKSGRFTLNYTGTVTTSEIVDRSPSMSAEDFITYRRWAAYNLDPTKYANPATPTLANDKLIFDSALDGQTSRDNVLKGWASGTWDASKVTNTDWTKYVTQGGVSTEHVISASGGSEKVNTYGSVGYLDNQGTQKGQWYKRYTAKLTSNITPVDWFKMTASFNVSWSEQDYGMSTLSARSGTAPDAIYGAAKQIYNIAVPYDANGNLIINPGGESGVYTIMDEWNKSTQQSQTMRVLGNFSANLDFGKMTKSLEGLTYKLNFGPDFRSWREGVYIDGTSSLKVNSNGSAGTNFARLSNRRDFSWTVDNIINYDRTFAAKHKVGMTLLQTASSWNIENSQMSANNIPKPSFLWNAMGSVDATNAANNARMSSGLTERAISSYMARANYGYDNRYLLTVSGRWDGVTQLSEGHKWDFFPSAALAWRINNEEFLKNVDWIKNLKLRLGFGTSGNSSVDPYGTLGNISQIFLPFNGQSNAIGFTTNEPYYTANQTGMPNKNLGWEKTTQYNLGLDFSFLNNRISGVIDAYKSDTKDLLLRVDIPPVSGYPYIVSNIGETKNHGVEVTLNLIPIQTGTGFTWETNLNAAFQKDEIVSLANGAQDMVSNSWFIGQSIAVRYGYDNDGLWQNTPEDLAEMAKWNANGYKFTPGNVRPKDQNGDYKMDATDRVVVGNSNPRWTGGWNNSFTYKGFDLGINIIGRTGYTASLGGEALTAHANQRETDYWTPDNPDAEFQKPILGQATSGSADPFSGLLGFQKASFVKIRNISLGYNLSKDVANKIGLANMKFYVQAVNPGSIYQSLKWYDFDTERTYFNRSYVMGIEVGF
- a CDS encoding RagB/SusD family nutrient uptake outer membrane protein; the protein is MNNIKNIGIGLLIMAGVTFSSCSKDFLDEEQTNAYSTAYFDTPEGLEALTVSLYGNIRWHFGFEWSYGTTLYGTDEFTNANDLTNEMWNTYDNRFGPVGASTATGAANGNATNPNAVWDEMYYGIASANTIIAKAEKVIPDLKTRNRILAHAYFLRGFNYYKLVAQYGGVVLQTKPIEGVVRNYERATEEKCWEQVIADFREAYKLFEGEVFTYGKGVTWTKATAAHFLAKALLFRSSERNDSWNASYKDADLKEAIDACSYAITARGPLTANYSDLYANWTGIDCPNEQLSEILMAAGHNGDASTVGRFGNRTYNYFAPQFSSFSGGWVKRGVWIGSMDFQRCRPTEYTYAVFDHVNDARMWKTFRTVYGTNTVVTANAGVAIGDPAIVMILNTKNDNTYNGAKFGASVQAPTWTDAAGRLPEWATGKRQTATSGTLTAKKGQFVPNSLVLYQNGNYVAPTFKNQPICNFFAGINKTDDGSRTAERGDAHRDVIMARLAETYLIRAECYVRLSQYGNAMQDINVVRARAQWKAGENRSYYNDGSQAFKVNPLNTGSSATNFTASNLDMNTYYLSNPTVAVTTAASDLRLTSFPNNLPAEDEAIMSKIGASSDKERAINFILNESTRELLGEWQRWETLSRTGMLIKRAKAFNAEAATNITANKHELRPIPQTFIDGLLNDDGSNLSPAQKAAWQNPGY